In Populus nigra chromosome 10, ddPopNigr1.1, whole genome shotgun sequence, the following proteins share a genomic window:
- the LOC133706084 gene encoding adenylate kinase 1, chloroplastic-like — translation MAALSRIPKTSIKSLSSCISRSFSITTLNSEIDLKVPSFLSHNSLPLHQEPKEGNIQWVFLGCPGVGKGTYASRLSNFLGVPHIATGDLVREELNSSGPLASQLKETVNQGKLVSDEIIISLLSKRLQAGEAKGESGFILDGFPRTIRQAEILEGVTDIDLVVNLKLREEALLAKCLGRRICVECGRNYNIACIDIKGENGNPGIYMDPLPAPPQCAPKLIQRADDTEEVVKERLRIYYEKSQPVEEFYRSRGKLLEFDLPGGIPESWPKLLEALNLDHEDKCSAAA, via the exons ATGGCTGCTCTTTCAAGAATCCCTAAAACCTCAATAAAATCACTCTCTTCTTGTATATCTCGAAGTTTTTCTATAACTACGTTGAATTCCGAGATTGACCTCAAAgtaccttcttttctttctcacaaCTCTTTACCTCTCCATCAGGAACCTAAGGAAGGGAATATCCAGTGGGTTTTTCTTGGTTGTCCTGGTGTAGGAAAAGGTACCTATGCTTCGCGTCTTTCCAATTTTCTCGGTGTTCCTCACATCGCCACCGGTGATCTGGTTCGCGAGGAGCTCAATTCCTCGGGCCCACTTGCCTCCCAG CTTAAGGAGACTGTGAATCAAGGGAAATTGGTTTCTGATGAGATCATTATAAGCTTACTGTCAAAACGTCTTCAAGCTGGAGAAGCTAAGGGTGAATCTGGTTTCATTCTTGATGGTTTCCCTCGAACTATTAGACAAGCG GAAATACTAGAGGGAGTAACAGACATTGACTTGGTGGTGAACCTCAAGCTTCGAGAAGAAGCTCTGCTTGCAAAATGCCTTGGGAGAAGGATTTGCGTTGAGTGTGGAAGAAATTACAACATTGCTTGCATTGACATCAAGGGTGAGAACGGGAATCCTGGAATTTATATGGATCCACTTCCTGCTCCTCCACAATGTGCACCAAAGCTTATCCAACGAGCTGATGACACTGAAGAAGTTGTTAAGGAGCGACTACGTATTTATTATGAAAAG AGTCAACCTGTTGAGGAGTTCTACCGCAGTCGTGGGAAGTTGTTGGAGTTTGATCTTCCTGGAGGAATTCCAGAATCCTGGCCAAAGCTGCTGGAAGCTCTGAATCTTGACCACGAGGATAAATGCTCTGCAGCAGCATGA
- the LOC133704601 gene encoding protein TONNEAU 1a-like, with amino-acid sequence MDDYTREMMDLKTLVTRTLEKKGVLAKIRAELRASVFEAIEEEDRVIDKDEGLPPALLGSCNDRAKQLHASPSGRLLTALICEYLDWGQLNHTLKVYLPECNLQKDSWKAELKEFSSKNGYDLNRNGDSAPLLLDVLEGFLKFENLSQGRGTGRRMSETESLSNVESRNMRRPSSSSVAGGLPPLIRPASSQASDRRAGSSMSGYRKDDNSWRYDGDELPEDVIRASTALENLQLDRKARNLTTSWRHAGDGISDDGGRADHI; translated from the exons ATGGATGATTACACGAGAGAAATGATGGACCTGAAAACACTCGTCACTCGAACCCTAGAGAAAAAGGGCGTCCTTGCTAAGATCCGG GCTGAACTGAGGGCAAGTGTTTTTGAGGCAATTGAAGAGGAGGATAGGGTAATTGACAAGGATGAAGGCCTACCCCCTGCATTATTAGGAAGCTGCAATGATCGTGCTAAACAACTTCACGCTTCTCCATCAG GGAGGCTGCTAACTGCACTAATATGTGAATACTTAGACTGGGGGCAGCTAAATCACACGCTAAAAGTGTATTTACCAGAGTGCAATTTG CAAAAGGATTCTTGGAAAGCTGAGTTGAAAGAATTCAGTAGCAAGAATGGATATGACCTGAACAGGAACGGAGATAGTGCTCCTTTGCTTTTGGATGTTCTTGAAGGATTCTTGAAGTTTGAG AATTTATCCCAAGGAAGGGGTACTGGAAGGAGAATGTCAGAAACCGAGTCCTTATCCAATGTAGAGTCTAGGAATATGCGAAGACCCTCATCATCATCTGTTGCTGGTGGCTTACCTCCATTAATAAG GCCAGCTTCTTCCCAGGCATCTG ATAGGAGAGCAGGGTCTTCCATGTCTGGTTACAGGAAAGATGATAACAGTTGGAGATATGATGGTGATGAACTACCTGAGGATGTGATTCGAGCTTCTACTGCCCTTGAAAACCTTCAGTTGGACAGGAAAGCTAGGAATCTGACTACATCTTGGAG GCATGCTGGGGATGGCATCAGTGATGATGGGGGGAGGGCTGACCACATTTAG